A part of Fusarium oxysporum Fo47 chromosome III, complete sequence genomic DNA contains:
- a CDS encoding heterokaryon incompatibility protein-domain-containing protein: protein MRLINCRTLRLEESYGAVVSKKYAILSHTWGADGDEVTFQDWQDPQVAATKLGYRKVIKACAMAQKHDLDYIWIDSCCINKSSSAELSEAINSMYVWYRDAEICYAYLADVSLNEDNLGYQPEELRNSRWFTRGWTLQELLAPRKLWFYSCHWTKLGTKRSLANEVSAITGIDMPYLTMERPISSASIAKRMSWLSRRTTKRVEDLGYCMLGVFDINMPLLYGEGGKAFTRLQEELIRVSNDQTLFCWTWIDSVIPTGWTSILAPCPAAFEFSAKYVECPSLEGEVCSYTTTNAGLNIKLP from the coding sequence ATGCGACTAATCAACTGTCGAACACTAAGGCTTGAAGAGTCCTACGGTGCTGTAGTCTCCAAGAAATATGCCATCCTGTCCCATACATGGGGGGCTGATGGTGACGAGGTCACCTTTCAGGATTGGCAAGATCCTCAGGTAGCTGCAACAAAACTTGGGTATCGCAAGGTCATTAAAGCCTGTGCCATGGCTCAAAAGCATGATCTGGATTACATCTGGATTGATTCCTGCTGCATCAACAAGTCTAGCTCTGCTGAGCTCTCGGAAGCTATAAACTCCATGTACGTGTGGTATCGAGATGCCGAGATCTGCTATGCCTATCTCGCCGATGTTTCACTAAATGAAGACAACTTGGGGTACCAGCCGGAAGAGCTTCGCAACAGTCGATGGTTCACCCGGGGTTGGACACTACAGGAGCTACTGGCCCCCAGGAAACTGTGGTTTTATTCTTGCCATTGGACAAAACTCGGCACGAAAAGGTCACTGGCAAACGAGGTCTCGGCGATTACCGGGATTGACATGCCCTACCTGACCATGGAAAGGCCCATATCATCTGCTAGCATTGCCAAGAGAATGTCTTGGTTGTCGCGAAGGACCACCAAGCGTGTTGAGGATCTGGGCTACTGCATGCTTGGGGTATTTGATATCAACATGCCTCTGCTTTATGGTGAGGGCGGAAAGGCCTTCACTCGGCTGCAAGAAGAGTTAATTCGAGTCTCAAATGACCAGACCCTGTTCTGCTGGACTTGGATTGACTCTGTGATCCCCACTGGCTGGACAAGCATCCTCGCGCCCTGCCCGGCGGCATTTGAGTTTTCCGCCAAATATGTGGAATGTCCCAGCCTAGAGGGCGAAGTATGTTCATACACCACTACTAACGCTGGCCTCAATATAAAGCTCCCA
- a CDS encoding heterokaryon incompatibility protein-domain-containing protein gives MTRDSKSTEEKLQIELWLPQEWELGWIRTRINGQNVDRHISFGGIQFVHPKLIDVKSRLIVQTLHCVPFVTLSYVWGEAASRTFKEKALVSESYHPIALLEGNIPQTFEDAIGFTKRLGERYIWIDGLCIPQDEPGIKAQQISQMDQIYSSSICTIVSLESGVEGGLPGSSYKSSRNVDQYLEQLPGGLKVASPLMSLRLLMEGSAWETRAIIPDLCHAILSYPGQSLGDLCSATPVRIVLDNGCVPNNFDQPVFVFDLGNNNTSEEIIGTPHIR, from the exons ATGACCAGGGATTCGAAATCAACCGAGGAAAAACTTCAGATTGAACTCTGGCTGCCGCAGGAGTGGGAATTGGGCTGGATCCGAACACGAATCAATGGTCAGAATGTCGATCGTCACATCTCCTTTGGCGGAATTCAATTCGTTCACCCCAA GTTGATCGATGTCAAGTCCCGCTTAATTGTGCAAACACTGCATTGCGTACCCTTCGTCACTCTCTCCTATGTCTGGGGAGAGGCGGCCTCACGCACCTTTAAGGAAAAAGCGCTGGTATCCGAGTCGTATCAT CCAATTGCTCTTCTCGAAGGAAACATTCCTCAAACTTTTGAGGACGCTATCGGTTTCACAAAGCGTCTAGGAGAGCGATACATCTGGATTGACGGTTTGTGCATTCCTCAAGATGAACCTGGCATTAAAGCACAGCAAATCTCGCAGATGGATCAGATTTACTCCAGCAGTATCTGTACCATAGTTTCGCTCGAGTCAGGCGTCGAGGGAGGATTGCCAGGGTCCAGCTACAAATCCTCAAGAAATGTCGACCAATATCTCGAACAGTTACCTGGAGGTTTAAAAGTAGCTAGCCCATTAATGAGCCTCAGGCTGCTCATGGAAGGATCTGCCTGGGAAACACGAG CAATCATACCAGACCTGTGCCATGCCATCTTGAGCTATCCGGGACAAAGCTTGGGCGACCTATGTTCGGCAACGCCAGTTAGGATCGTTTTGGACAACGGGTGTGTTCCGAATAATTTCGACCAGCCGGTTTTTGTCTTCGATCTTGGCAATAATAATACGAGCGAGGAGATTATTGGTACTCCGCATATTAGATAG
- a CDS encoding heterokaryon incompatibility protein-domain-containing protein produces the protein MDSPRLYHKLPFPDSIRLLELSQDEMKDSICGHLVLSRLKDTPCFAALSYVWGCASSEDPILKVDGFELKIRQSLKHALDALFYGSNKILLWIDQICIDQENYIERQFQVTLMSKIFRQAQRVICWLGLDDENTKVAFDLSTVLAIKGFDLESWKEPMQRLVEAGFISDISDLVNPARVPLSALAWLVKKTWFGRLWIVQEVALASKLEFRCGGSTIDGDIFFAAIRRISSSVHNPPAPLVLEPFRHAIRLGQLRAQIADTISCSYPHLAHTFSTWDCTKNEDRLNALFGLAFPYNCDSTWFQPRYDLTGPELYIKFAKDYIKETGNLDILHFSGCGDSEKYSLYYIGGIPVLEPSPPADDVPSWVPDWRVQSRPLVLLSDPGYDVKSHFTATLSKVDYFFDENEHKLHVRALLVDEIVACGYPYYLSLCRDLQITEHGIFEQWYELAKDHLNSDTFENMFSSTLVMDARMILTERGALNVNQDEIPTLFKYWQKMMTADSLFYDPDEALQLIEGSARYGYVAEEVCRNRAMFITKRGRLGLGSTHVSPGAHIYLLHGLKTPFVVFKTSQGHILRGECYVNGLMDQQVHTSESDIYIDLI, from the coding sequence ATGGATTCGCCACGCCTGTATCACAAGCTTCCCTTCCCTGACAGTATTCGATTGCTCGAACTGAGCCAGGATGAAATGAAAGACTCCATATGTGGCCATCTCGTATTGTCCAGACTCAAGGATACTCCATGCTTCGCAGCACTGTCATATGTCTGGGGCTGTGCATCGTCAGAGGATCCAATCCTCAAGGTAGACGGCTTCGAGCTCAAGATTCGGCAGTCCTTAAAACATGCCCTCGACGCCCTTTTCTATGGCTCCAACAAAATTTTGTTATGGATAGATCAAATTTGTATCGACCAAGAGAACTATATCGAACGACAGTTTCAAGTTACCCTCATGTCAAAGATTTTCAGACAAGCTCAACGAGTAATATGCTGGCTAGGTCTTGACGACGAGAATACCAAAGTCGCCTTTGATCTATCAACTGTCTTGGCTATTAAAGGATTCGACCTGGAGTCTTGGAAAGAGCCGATGCAAAGGCTGGTTGAAGCTGGGTTTATCAGTGATATATCAGATCTGGTTAATCCAGCTAGAGTTCCATTATCCGCTTTGGCCTGGTTGGTCAAAAAGACTTGGTTTGGCAGACTTTGGATAGTACAAGAGGTTGCACTCGCATCAAAGCTTGAGTTTCGATGTGGTGGCTCAACTATTGATGGAGACATATTTTTCGCCGCGATTaggaggatatcctcttccGTACATAACCCACCTGCGCCATTGGTGCTCGAACCATTTCGACATGCTATTAGGTTGGGCCAGCTCAGAGCACAGATTGCAGATACTATAAGCTGTTCATATCCACACCTGGCTCATACGTTCAGTACGTGGGACTGCACAAAAAATGAAGACCGATTAAATGCACTTTTCGGGTTAGCTTTCCCCTACAACTGCGATTCAACATGGTTTCAACCACGATATGATCTGACTGGACCGGAGTTATATATCAAATTTGCAAAGGATTACATCAAAGAAACTGGCAACTTGGACATCCTTCACTTCTCAGGCTGCGGCGATTCGGAGAAATATTCACTCTACTATATTGGTGGTATCCCTGTGCTAGAACCTAGCCCTCCAGCGGATGATGTACCGTCATGGGTGCCTGACTGGCGCGTGCAATCGCGGCCGCTCGTGCTTCTATCGGATCCTGGATATGATGTAAAATCTCATTTTACAGCAACCCTGTCGAAAGTGGACTATttctttgatgagaatgaacaCAAACTGCATGTTCGTGCGCTTCTGGTAGATGAGATAGTTGCATGTGGCTACCCTTACTATCTGTCCCTATGTCGAGATCTTCAGATCACTGAACATGGAATTTTCGAACAATGGTACGAACTAGCCAAAGACCATCTGAACAGCGATACATTTGAGAATATGTTCTCGTCGACCTTGGTCATGGACGCAAGAATGATACTTACTGAACGTGGAGCTCTGAACGTGAACCAAGACGAGATACCTACTTTATTCAAATATTGGCAGAAAATGATGACAGCTGACTCATTGTTCTATGATCCAGATGAGGCCCTACAGCTGATCGAAGGCTCTGCACGATATGGTTATGTTGCAGAGGAAGTCTGTCGCAACAGGGCGATGTTTATTACAAAAAGAGGTCGTTTAGGGTTGGGCTCAACACACGTCTCTCCGGGTGCGCACATATACTTGCTTCATGGTCTGAAAACACCGTTCGTTGTTTTCAAGACTTCCCAAGGACATATACTGCGCGGGGAGTGTTATGTAAATGGCCTAATGGATCAACAAGTTCATACTTCAGAATCAGACATCTATATTGACTTGATTTAG